In Polyodon spathula isolate WHYD16114869_AA chromosome 27, ASM1765450v1, whole genome shotgun sequence, one DNA window encodes the following:
- the c27h19orf44 gene encoding uncharacterized protein C19orf44 homolog isoform X1: protein MWNRNDSGSSALARAQAQLRGKRVSSATNDSKDEFQEYMDALTKKTNALKVSHTPFQDLSDLSVEDTDSEVKENRLVKSETKQREDDSEKTVVESRFLKKAPRSVRGSQSPTMSKTSSKTDPGAAQATSTQRGSTSAALNRLALIENKIMSRRRARDQVDSDPDLRASDEKPFSVQSSSDHSTRGSSRFLKRKPPDSKGPDVTQGEQTAGGLQKSHPKPARKQVTVDSDEEDMKKLLGSSLEMSEERFLKQERPASRESPTPGRKSFLKSNRKTQLGSPSPPRRSPLSRTPSPRRSPLRTFSRTPSPPRGLSPRRTLSPRMKFIKRSSSSLSLRGDVKSVEELFPSVLESEGVISERSDGSDAWPIQSKSNIKDFKLNIMTLEDLVPAILGETEKPEEKQEKAKSSKTINTADSKGPQAFSQAANQVDSNAEYESDFESEIQTDSEKTISEISERLNNDSPASVVQEVSERSQREAWSQQSGSSTEERARKRERTKSDASWSYPGRTEGGRSSSDFSYSRTSTYSSLSPSRTLTPTPRKGRSSKHRTVKEAGVQTQATGLAYNWSNGMAVLGPSIGATYVDPAPIASHVVSADALEALTAYSPAVFALNDMLKQQLALTRQFAETSRYLHTSLLESLGPENYHYTTLEDTKEFIRSCRPPPLTTEEALEEVLQDMREYHYM, encoded by the exons ATGTGGAATCGCAATGATTCGGGAAGTTCGGCTCTGGCGAGAGCGCAGGCGCAGCTCCGGGGAAAGCGTGTATCCAGCGCCACAAACGATTCCAAGGATGAGTTTCAG GAGTACATGGATGCACTGACGAAAAAAACAAACGCCTTAAAAGTGAGCCACACTCCATTTCAGGACCTGAGCGATCTTTCAGTTGAAGACACAGACAGCGAAGTGAAGGAGAACCGGTTGGTAAAAAGCGAGACAAAGCAAAGAGAAGACGACAGTGAAAAGACAGTGGTGGaaagcaggtttttaaaaaaagcgCCCCGGTCTGTCAGAGGAAGTCAGTCCCCGACAATGAGTAAAACATCAAGTAAAACAGACCCAGGTGCTGCACAGGCTACATCCACGCAGAGAGGCTCGACCAgtgcagctctgaacagactGGCTCTCATAGAGAATAAAATCATGAGCAGAAGACGAGCCCGGGACCAAGTGGACTCGGACCCCGATCTACGGGCTTCAGATGAAAAGCCCTTCTCAGTCCAGTCCAGCAGCGATCACAGCACCAGGGGCAGCAGCAGGTTTCTCAAGAGAAAGCCTCCAGACTCTAAAGGACCGGACGTGACACAAGGTGAACAGACTGCAGGAGGCCTTCAGAAGTCACACCCCAAACCTGCCCGTAAACAAGTCACTGTGGACAGTGATGAGGAGGATATGAAGAAGCTGCTAGGCAGCTCGCTGGAAATGTCCGAGGAGAGATTCCTTAAACAAGAGAGACCAGCTTCCAGAGAGAGCCCTACACCTGGCAGaaag tctTTCTTGAAGAGCAATCGAAAGACACAGCTAGGATCTCCTTCGCCACCCAGAAGAAGCCCCCTTTCCAGGACCCCATCCCCCCGTCGATCCCCACTCAGGACTTTCTCCagaaccccctcccctcccagagGCCTCTCCCCCAGGAGGACGTTGTCTCCGAGAATGAAGTTCATTAAAAGGTCGTCGTCTTCCCTGTCCCTGAGGGGCGATGTGAAATCTGTGGAGGAGCTGTTCCCTAGCGTGTTGGAGTCTGAGGGTGTGATCAGTGAGAGAAGCGATGGATCAGATG CTTGGCCCATCCAATCAAAATCCAATATAAAAG aTTTCAAACTAAATATTATGACCTTGGAGGACCTTGTGCCAGCAATTTTGGGAGAAACAGAGAAACCAGAAGAAAAACAGGAAAAG GCAAAATCCAGCAAGACCATTAACACTGCAGACAGCAAAGGACCACAGGCCTTTTCTCAGGCAGCGAATCAGGTGGACAGCAATGCTGAATACGAGAGCGACTTCGAGAGCGAGATCCAGACAGACTCCGAAAAGACAATCAGTGAAATATCAGAACGTCTAAACAACGACTCTCCAGCCAGCGTGGTCCAGGAAGTGTCTGAAAGGTCTCAAAGAGAGGCATGGAGCCAACAGTCTGGGTCCTCAACTGAGGAGAGGGCTAGGAAGAGAGAGCGCACAAAATCAGATGCCTCCTGGTCGTACCCAGGCAGAACGGAAGGGGGTCGCTCCAGCAGTGACTTCTCGTACTCAAGGACTTCCACATATTCAAGTCTGTCTCCGTCTCGCACGCTCACGCCAACCCCACGCAAAGGGAGATCGAGCAAGCACAGGACTGTCAAAGAGGCAGGAGTGCAGACGCAAGCCACTGGATTAGCCTACAACTGGTCTAATG GTATGGCAGTATTGGGTCCATCCATTGGAGCAACGTATGTAGATCCAGCTCCCATTGCAAGCCATGTTGTTAGCGCTGATGCACTAGAAG cTCTAACAGCCTACAGTCCTGCAGTCTTTGCTTTAAATGACATGCTGAAGCAGCAGTTGGCTTTGACAAGGCAGTTTGCAGAGACCAGCCGGTATCTTCACACTTCTCTGCTTGAATCACTTGGACCAGAAAACTACCACTATACAACTTTAGAGGATACTAAAGAG tttatacGTAGTTGCAGGCCCCCACCTCTAACTACAGAAGAGGCTTTGGAAGAGGTGCTTCAGGATATGAGGGAGTATCATTACATGTGA
- the c27h19orf44 gene encoding uncharacterized protein C19orf44 homolog isoform X3, translating into MDALTKKTNALKVSHTPFQDLSDLSVEDTDSEVKENRLVKSETKQREDDSEKTVVESRFLKKAPRSVRGSQSPTMSKTSSKTDPGAAQATSTQRGSTSAALNRLALIENKIMSRRRARDQVDSDPDLRASDEKPFSVQSSSDHSTRGSSRFLKRKPPDSKGPDVTQGEQTAGGLQKSHPKPARKQVTVDSDEEDMKKLLGSSLEMSEERFLKQERPASRESPTPGRKSFLKSNRKTQLGSPSPPRRSPLSRTPSPRRSPLRTFSRTPSPPRGLSPRRTLSPRMKFIKRSSSSLSLRGDVKSVEELFPSVLESEGVISERSDGSDAWPIQSKSNIKDFKLNIMTLEDLVPAILGETEKPEEKQEKAKSSKTINTADSKGPQAFSQAANQVDSNAEYESDFESEIQTDSEKTISEISERLNNDSPASVVQEVSERSQREAWSQQSGSSTEERARKRERTKSDASWSYPGRTEGGRSSSDFSYSRTSTYSSLSPSRTLTPTPRKGRSSKHRTVKEAGVQTQATGLAYNWSNGMAVLGPSIGATYVDPAPIASHVVSADALEALTAYSPAVFALNDMLKQQLALTRQFAETSRYLHTSLLESLGPENYHYTTLEDTKEFIRSCRPPPLTTEEALEEVLQDMREYHYM; encoded by the exons ATGGATGCACTGACGAAAAAAACAAACGCCTTAAAAGTGAGCCACACTCCATTTCAGGACCTGAGCGATCTTTCAGTTGAAGACACAGACAGCGAAGTGAAGGAGAACCGGTTGGTAAAAAGCGAGACAAAGCAAAGAGAAGACGACAGTGAAAAGACAGTGGTGGaaagcaggtttttaaaaaaagcgCCCCGGTCTGTCAGAGGAAGTCAGTCCCCGACAATGAGTAAAACATCAAGTAAAACAGACCCAGGTGCTGCACAGGCTACATCCACGCAGAGAGGCTCGACCAgtgcagctctgaacagactGGCTCTCATAGAGAATAAAATCATGAGCAGAAGACGAGCCCGGGACCAAGTGGACTCGGACCCCGATCTACGGGCTTCAGATGAAAAGCCCTTCTCAGTCCAGTCCAGCAGCGATCACAGCACCAGGGGCAGCAGCAGGTTTCTCAAGAGAAAGCCTCCAGACTCTAAAGGACCGGACGTGACACAAGGTGAACAGACTGCAGGAGGCCTTCAGAAGTCACACCCCAAACCTGCCCGTAAACAAGTCACTGTGGACAGTGATGAGGAGGATATGAAGAAGCTGCTAGGCAGCTCGCTGGAAATGTCCGAGGAGAGATTCCTTAAACAAGAGAGACCAGCTTCCAGAGAGAGCCCTACACCTGGCAGaaag tctTTCTTGAAGAGCAATCGAAAGACACAGCTAGGATCTCCTTCGCCACCCAGAAGAAGCCCCCTTTCCAGGACCCCATCCCCCCGTCGATCCCCACTCAGGACTTTCTCCagaaccccctcccctcccagagGCCTCTCCCCCAGGAGGACGTTGTCTCCGAGAATGAAGTTCATTAAAAGGTCGTCGTCTTCCCTGTCCCTGAGGGGCGATGTGAAATCTGTGGAGGAGCTGTTCCCTAGCGTGTTGGAGTCTGAGGGTGTGATCAGTGAGAGAAGCGATGGATCAGATG CTTGGCCCATCCAATCAAAATCCAATATAAAAG aTTTCAAACTAAATATTATGACCTTGGAGGACCTTGTGCCAGCAATTTTGGGAGAAACAGAGAAACCAGAAGAAAAACAGGAAAAG GCAAAATCCAGCAAGACCATTAACACTGCAGACAGCAAAGGACCACAGGCCTTTTCTCAGGCAGCGAATCAGGTGGACAGCAATGCTGAATACGAGAGCGACTTCGAGAGCGAGATCCAGACAGACTCCGAAAAGACAATCAGTGAAATATCAGAACGTCTAAACAACGACTCTCCAGCCAGCGTGGTCCAGGAAGTGTCTGAAAGGTCTCAAAGAGAGGCATGGAGCCAACAGTCTGGGTCCTCAACTGAGGAGAGGGCTAGGAAGAGAGAGCGCACAAAATCAGATGCCTCCTGGTCGTACCCAGGCAGAACGGAAGGGGGTCGCTCCAGCAGTGACTTCTCGTACTCAAGGACTTCCACATATTCAAGTCTGTCTCCGTCTCGCACGCTCACGCCAACCCCACGCAAAGGGAGATCGAGCAAGCACAGGACTGTCAAAGAGGCAGGAGTGCAGACGCAAGCCACTGGATTAGCCTACAACTGGTCTAATG GTATGGCAGTATTGGGTCCATCCATTGGAGCAACGTATGTAGATCCAGCTCCCATTGCAAGCCATGTTGTTAGCGCTGATGCACTAGAAG cTCTAACAGCCTACAGTCCTGCAGTCTTTGCTTTAAATGACATGCTGAAGCAGCAGTTGGCTTTGACAAGGCAGTTTGCAGAGACCAGCCGGTATCTTCACACTTCTCTGCTTGAATCACTTGGACCAGAAAACTACCACTATACAACTTTAGAGGATACTAAAGAG tttatacGTAGTTGCAGGCCCCCACCTCTAACTACAGAAGAGGCTTTGGAAGAGGTGCTTCAGGATATGAGGGAGTATCATTACATGTGA
- the c27h19orf44 gene encoding uncharacterized protein C19orf44 homolog isoform X2, giving the protein MWNRNDSGSSALARAQAQLRGKRVSSATNDSKDEFQEYMDALTKKTNALKVSHTPFQDLSDLSVEDTDSEVKENRLVKSETKQREDDSEKTVVESRFLKKAPRSVRGSQSPTMSKTSSKTDPGAAQATSTQRGSTSAALNRLALIENKIMSRRRARDQVDSDPDLRASDEKPFSVQSSSDHSTRGSSRFLKRKPPDSKGPDVTQGEQTAGGLQKSHPKPARKQVTVDSDEEDMKKLLGSSLEMSEERFLKQERPASRESPTPGRKSFLKSNRKTQLGSPSPPRRSPLSRTPSPRRSPLRTFSRTPSPPRGLSPRRTLSPRMKFIKRSSSSLSLRGDVKSVEELFPSVLESEGVISERSDGSDDFKLNIMTLEDLVPAILGETEKPEEKQEKAKSSKTINTADSKGPQAFSQAANQVDSNAEYESDFESEIQTDSEKTISEISERLNNDSPASVVQEVSERSQREAWSQQSGSSTEERARKRERTKSDASWSYPGRTEGGRSSSDFSYSRTSTYSSLSPSRTLTPTPRKGRSSKHRTVKEAGVQTQATGLAYNWSNGMAVLGPSIGATYVDPAPIASHVVSADALEALTAYSPAVFALNDMLKQQLALTRQFAETSRYLHTSLLESLGPENYHYTTLEDTKEFIRSCRPPPLTTEEALEEVLQDMREYHYM; this is encoded by the exons ATGTGGAATCGCAATGATTCGGGAAGTTCGGCTCTGGCGAGAGCGCAGGCGCAGCTCCGGGGAAAGCGTGTATCCAGCGCCACAAACGATTCCAAGGATGAGTTTCAG GAGTACATGGATGCACTGACGAAAAAAACAAACGCCTTAAAAGTGAGCCACACTCCATTTCAGGACCTGAGCGATCTTTCAGTTGAAGACACAGACAGCGAAGTGAAGGAGAACCGGTTGGTAAAAAGCGAGACAAAGCAAAGAGAAGACGACAGTGAAAAGACAGTGGTGGaaagcaggtttttaaaaaaagcgCCCCGGTCTGTCAGAGGAAGTCAGTCCCCGACAATGAGTAAAACATCAAGTAAAACAGACCCAGGTGCTGCACAGGCTACATCCACGCAGAGAGGCTCGACCAgtgcagctctgaacagactGGCTCTCATAGAGAATAAAATCATGAGCAGAAGACGAGCCCGGGACCAAGTGGACTCGGACCCCGATCTACGGGCTTCAGATGAAAAGCCCTTCTCAGTCCAGTCCAGCAGCGATCACAGCACCAGGGGCAGCAGCAGGTTTCTCAAGAGAAAGCCTCCAGACTCTAAAGGACCGGACGTGACACAAGGTGAACAGACTGCAGGAGGCCTTCAGAAGTCACACCCCAAACCTGCCCGTAAACAAGTCACTGTGGACAGTGATGAGGAGGATATGAAGAAGCTGCTAGGCAGCTCGCTGGAAATGTCCGAGGAGAGATTCCTTAAACAAGAGAGACCAGCTTCCAGAGAGAGCCCTACACCTGGCAGaaag tctTTCTTGAAGAGCAATCGAAAGACACAGCTAGGATCTCCTTCGCCACCCAGAAGAAGCCCCCTTTCCAGGACCCCATCCCCCCGTCGATCCCCACTCAGGACTTTCTCCagaaccccctcccctcccagagGCCTCTCCCCCAGGAGGACGTTGTCTCCGAGAATGAAGTTCATTAAAAGGTCGTCGTCTTCCCTGTCCCTGAGGGGCGATGTGAAATCTGTGGAGGAGCTGTTCCCTAGCGTGTTGGAGTCTGAGGGTGTGATCAGTGAGAGAAGCGATGGATCAGATG aTTTCAAACTAAATATTATGACCTTGGAGGACCTTGTGCCAGCAATTTTGGGAGAAACAGAGAAACCAGAAGAAAAACAGGAAAAG GCAAAATCCAGCAAGACCATTAACACTGCAGACAGCAAAGGACCACAGGCCTTTTCTCAGGCAGCGAATCAGGTGGACAGCAATGCTGAATACGAGAGCGACTTCGAGAGCGAGATCCAGACAGACTCCGAAAAGACAATCAGTGAAATATCAGAACGTCTAAACAACGACTCTCCAGCCAGCGTGGTCCAGGAAGTGTCTGAAAGGTCTCAAAGAGAGGCATGGAGCCAACAGTCTGGGTCCTCAACTGAGGAGAGGGCTAGGAAGAGAGAGCGCACAAAATCAGATGCCTCCTGGTCGTACCCAGGCAGAACGGAAGGGGGTCGCTCCAGCAGTGACTTCTCGTACTCAAGGACTTCCACATATTCAAGTCTGTCTCCGTCTCGCACGCTCACGCCAACCCCACGCAAAGGGAGATCGAGCAAGCACAGGACTGTCAAAGAGGCAGGAGTGCAGACGCAAGCCACTGGATTAGCCTACAACTGGTCTAATG GTATGGCAGTATTGGGTCCATCCATTGGAGCAACGTATGTAGATCCAGCTCCCATTGCAAGCCATGTTGTTAGCGCTGATGCACTAGAAG cTCTAACAGCCTACAGTCCTGCAGTCTTTGCTTTAAATGACATGCTGAAGCAGCAGTTGGCTTTGACAAGGCAGTTTGCAGAGACCAGCCGGTATCTTCACACTTCTCTGCTTGAATCACTTGGACCAGAAAACTACCACTATACAACTTTAGAGGATACTAAAGAG tttatacGTAGTTGCAGGCCCCCACCTCTAACTACAGAAGAGGCTTTGGAAGAGGTGCTTCAGGATATGAGGGAGTATCATTACATGTGA